The sequence below is a genomic window from Mycobacteroides abscessus ATCC 19977.
ACAGGAAGCCACCCCTTCCGAGGGCAATGGGCGAGAATTCAGCTGCTAGCGTGAGGTTCGGGCCAGATACTCCGCACCGCGCGGCGAGAGCCGGTAGCCCACCGGCAGGCTCAGTGTGAGCCCCAGGTTCTTGAGCTTGCGCACCTGAACCTTGAAGGTCGCTAAATCCGGCCAGCGGGAGCATGATTCGAGGTCCTTTGCCCGAACTGCTGGGCGATGGGCGATCTCCCGGAGTACCTCACGGGTCCAGGGACCCGGCTTGGCGTTGCGATCCATGCGGTCCAGCCGCGCGTCTATGTCGGCGATTTCCCCGACCGAAAGCGCCACCGACGAGGCCAACTCCGCACGCGGATCAGGCATATCGATCTTGCGGAACGCCAAGCGGTACAACACATCAGCAGCGTCCTGGGCGCCCACATCGCTGCGGGCCGCAGCAGCCGACGGGTATCCGGCCAGCTGTGCATCGGCGTCATCGATGTCACGCGCGAGAATCTCGTCAACGGCATCGACTTCAATGAAGTCGAACTCGGTCATGGAGCGGATCCGGTCCGATCCGACGCGATAACGGCCACCAACCCGCACCTGCGGGCGCTTCCAGCGCCGGTAGGCCACCGAGATGCTGCCATCGTGTATTCCGGCGCGCAGCCTCGGCTCGAACAGCACTAGTGCCCCAAGGTGGCGCCGTAGAGGTCTTCGAGCGCCTTCCAGTGCCGTTGCGCGGCCCCCTCGTCATAGGTGGGGTTGTCCGTGACGGCGAACCCATGCTTGGCCGGATAGGTCTCGATGGTGTGCCGCACGCCGGCGTCCGTGAGCACCTGCCCCAGTAACTGTTCCTGCTCAGCAGGAAAGGACGCGTCCTCCTCGGCCGCCGCGATCAGCACCACGCCGGTGATACGCCCGGCAAGGTGGTGCGGACTGTTGAGGTCGTCGGCCTTGGCGAGGTTGCCGCCATGAAATGACGCCACGGCGCCCACCCGGCTCGCATGAGTTGCCGCCACCCGCAAAGAGATTCGGCCACCCATGCAGTAGCCGGTCAGGCCCACGAGCTCGCCGGTCACCTCCGGCTGGTCGGCAAGAAAGTCCAGAAAGCTCCCCGCGTCGGCATCGATCCGATCGGGGGTGAGCGTTCCCATCGTCGCGAACAGGCGTCCGCGCTCCTGCGTGTCGCCGAATGCGGTGGCCATATTGAATGGCTGCCAATTGCCTTCGCGGTAGTACACATCCGGCACCAGCACGACATACCCCCAGCTCGCGAGCCGGTCCCCCATCGCCCGCATCACATCGCGGGCGCCGCCGGCATCGGGGTAGAGAACCACCGCCGGGCCCGGCTGGTCCGGTAGGTGCAACGTTGCGGAGCATAGGCCGTCGGGGGTCAGGATCTGAGCATCGCGGCGCTGCATGTTTCCATCAAACCAGCCACCCGGCCCGGTAGCTACCACGCTGGTATCTTGGGCGGCAACGATCCGTCAATGACCAGGGGGAATCTGATGGCCTTTGCCAACACACTGTCCACATCGTGGCAAATCTTCAAAACGTCGGCAAAGGTATTGAGCTCACGCAAGGAGCTCGCGGTTTTCCCCCTCCTATCCGGCATTACGTCATTGCTCGTGCTGGTGGGAATGGTGGCGCTGGGCGTGCTCCTACTACCCGCCACGACGGGCGATTCGGTTCCACCGCTCTTTTACCCCGTTTTCGCCGTCGGTTACTTCATCCTGATGTATGTCGCGACCTTCTGGCAGGCGGCGCTCATATCGCAGGCGAACATCGCGCTGGAGGGCGGAGATCCCAGCGTGGCCGCCGGCATCTCGGCAGCGGCGCAGCGCGGCGGTCGCCTCCTCCCCTGGGTCCTCATCACCGGCGTTGTCTCCTGGATCATCAGCGCCGTGGAGGAGCGGGTGCCCTTCATCGGACGGTTCCTGGACGTCGCGTGGCGCGTGGTCTCCTTCCAGGTGCTGCCCACGCTCGTGCTGGAAAACCTCGGGGCGATTGATGCCGTCAAGAAGACCAAGGAAACGCTCAAGAACGCCTGGGGCCGCAACGTCGTCGGCATCGTGGGACTGAACTTTTTCACCGCGCTGCTGTCACTCCCGGGAATCGGTCTGATCTACCTGGGCGTGGCCGCGAACATGGCCGCGGTGACGGGTGTCTTCGCGTTGTTCGGAGTGCTCTGGATCCTGGTGGCCTCCATCGTCGGCGCCGCGCTCACCGGCATCTTTCAGACAGCGCTGTACAGATTCACCGTTGACGGCCACGTGCCGGGCCCCTTTGCCGGACTGGACCTGCGCCAAGCACTCAAAACGCGGTAAACGGGCCCGTACATAGGGGAACCGCAGGGCACGCGGGTGCGGTTCCGTAAACCACAGCCGTCACACTGGTAACTTAATGTACCAAGAGTAACTTAAGTGTCAGGGGTTTCGGTGTGGCTTCCTTCAACGCGCTATCGACCGCGCTGTCGACATCGTGGGACATTTTCAAGACGTCGACACGCCTCCTGAGCCACCGTAAGGCGCTGCTGTTCTTCCCCATCGCCGCGGCGGCAACGCTGGCCGTCTTCATCGTGGCCCTGATCGTCCTGGGGCTGCTGCTGCCACCGAACATCGACAAAACCTCGCCGCAGTTCGTCCGGGCTGCCCTGGCTATCGACTACGTGATCCTGTTGTATGTCGCACTGTTCTGGCAGACGGCCCTCATCACTCAGACCACTGCGGCACTGCAGGGCGAGAAACCGAGTTTTACCCGCGGCTTCGCCGCAGCCCGTCGTTACCGCACGCGGTTGCTGCCCTGGGTGCTCATCGACACGGCGGTCACCTGGGGCTTCGGCATCATCGACGAGAACCTCCTCTACGTGGGCAGCCTTGTCCATGTCTTATTCATCGGGCGGTTTCTCGATCTGATGTGGCGTGCCGTCTCGTTTCAGGTGCTGCCGACAATCGTCCTGCGAAATGTCGGCACTGTGGAAGCCATCAAGACCTGCAAAAAGACCCTGCGGAGCATGCTGTCCAGAAACGTCCTCGCCCAGCTCGGTCTGCGAATCTTCATCCTGGTACTGGTACTGCCCGGTGTCGGCATGCTCTTCGCTGCCGCCGCGGCGGGCCACGGGGTGTTATCGGGCGTGCTCGGGCTGGCCGGCGGGCTATGGATCGCGGCCGCGATCCTCTATGGCGCAACCGTCAGCGGGATTTATCAAACAGTGCTGTACCGAAGCGCGGAGGCGTCAAACCACGCCTAGTTACGCGCTCTTTAGATGAAGAGCGTCAGCACAATCCAGGTAGCGACCGCCGACGGCAGCAGCGAGTCCAGGCGGTCCATGATGCCGCCGTGACCGGGCAGCAGCGTGCCCATATCCTTGATCCCCAAGTCGCGCTTGACCTGTGACTCCACGAGGTCGCCCAGTGTGCCGGTGATGACAAGCATCACGCCGAGCGCGATACCCACGAACGGGTGATGTCCGAGCAGGAACGTCACCGCCAGAGTAGACGCCGTGGTTCCCACCACGAGCGAGCCCGCCAGGCCCTCCCAGGATTTCTTCGGGCTGATCGCGGGTGCCATCGGATGCTTACCGAACAAGACCCCCGCCGCGTATCCGCCGATATCGGAGAAGGTGACACCGAGCATCAGGCAGAAAACCTGCTCTGCGCCGTTGTCCGGATAGACCAGCAGCGCGCCGAAGGATGCGAACAGCGGAATCCATGCGGCCACGAAAACCGTGATCGCCACATCGCGCAGATAATTCACCGGCTGACTGCCCAGCCCCTGGCTCAAGAGCCGCCAAATCATGCACACCACAACGGTCGCGGCGAAGGCACCAACCGATCCCGCGGTCCCCCACGGCCACGTCAACCAGATCATGGCCTGCCCGCCGAAGAACAAGGGGATGAAAGGAACCGAGATATCGGCCTGGCGCAGCCGCTTGGTCACCTCCCACATCGCGATCCCGAGGAAGACCGAGATGATGCCGACCCAGATCTCCTTCTGGTACAACAACGAGAAAATGATCAGGGCGGCGAGCGCAACCCCGACGCCAATTGCGGCCGGCAGGTTGCGCCCGGCCCGGGACTTCGCCCCCGCAGGGGGCGCAGGGCTGCTGCCGGGGGCCGGAGCCGCGTCGGTGTCTCCCATGGTCGTCACTACCGGCGGCCCTAGACCTCCAGTAGCTCGCCTTCTTTGTGTTTCACCAGCTCATCGATCTGGCTCACGTACTGCGCGGTGGTCTTGTCCAGATCCTTTTCCGCTCGGCCCACCTCGTCCTCGCCGGCCTCGCCATCTTTCTTGATCCGGTTAAGCTCGTCGTTGGCCTTACGCCGGATATTGCGCAGGGTCACCTTGGCGTCCTCGCCCTTGCCCTTGGCCTGCTTGACCAGCTCGCGGCGGCGCTCCTCGGTGAGCTGAGGAATGGCGACACGAATGATGCTGCCATCATTGCTCGGGTTCAAGCCCAGATCCGAGTTGCGGATCGCGTCTTCGATGGCCTTGAGCTGGTTGGACTCATAGGGCTTGATGACCACCATGCGCGCCTCGGGCACGTTGATACCGGCCACCTGCGTGATCGGGGTCGGAGTGCCGTAGTAGTCGATGACGACCCGCTGGAACATGCCGGGGTTTGCCCGCCCGGTCCGAATGGTCGCGAAGTCGTCGCGGGCGACCGTCACGGCCTTTTCCATCTTCTCCTCGGCATCGAGAAGAACCTCGTCAATCACGATTGATCTCCCATCGGGTTCGATGATCTTCGCGCAAGCTGGGGCCACCGCCCGCCTGCGGGGGCCTCATCACGGTGTTACCAGCGTTCCGATCTTCTCACCTGCGACCGCCCTTGCGATATTCCCTTCGGTAAGCAGGTTGAACACCAGGATCGGCATCCGGTTGTCCATACACAGGCTGAACGCGGTGGCATCGGCGACCTGTAGGCCGCGATCGATGACCTCGCGGTGCGTGATCTCGGGCAGGAATTCGGCGTCGGGATTGGCGCGCGGGTCGTCGGTGAAGATGCCGTCAACCGCCTTGGCCATCAGCACCACCTCGGCGCCAATCTCCAGTGCACGCTGCGCGGCCGTAGTGTCGGTGGAGAAGTACGGCAGGCCCATGCCGGCACCGAAGATGACGACACGCCCCTTCTCCAAGTGCCTTCTGGCACGCAGCGGAATGTACGGCTCGGCGACCTGCCCCATGGTGATGGCGGTCTGCACGCGCGTCACGATGCCTTCCTTTTCCAGGAAGTCTTGCAGCGCAAGGCTGTTCATCACGGTTCCGAGCATGCCCATGTAGTCCGACCGAGTGCGCTCCATACCGCGCTGCTGCAACTGGGCGCCCCGGAAGAAGTTGCCGCCGCCGATCACCACCGCAACCTCGGCACCGGTACGTACCACCTCGGCAATCTGCCTGGCCACCCGGTGAACCACATCAGGGTCCAAGCCGACGGCACCCCCACCGAACATTTCGCCGCCGAGCTTGAGCAGCACCCGCTTATATCCGGTGCGGCTCACATCGCGCGTCATCACGCCTCCTCGGTACGGGCTCAACAAAGCCGGTGCACAAGCACAGCCATCGGGCCCCGGATACCCCGGGCGCCTCGACGGCTGCATCTATCTCGCGGACCATCCTGCCCTATTGGGCGACGCCTGTTGGCATGACCCGGTGATCCGGGCCTGGGCCGGTTGTGCTTTCGGTCAGACCGATCAGGGGCTGAGGCAGCGGCGCCACATGCAGCACCCCCAACCGCTGCGTGGCACGGGTGAGCGCCACATAGAGTTCAGCGGCGCCACGCGGACCGTCGGCCAGGATACGTTCCGGTTCCACCACCAGCACCGCGTCGAACTCGAGCCCCTTGGTCTCCGAGGCCGGCACTGTGCCCGGCACACCCGGTGGGCCGATCACCACACTGGTACCCTCGCGACCTTTCTCGTTCAGCACGAATTCTTCTATGGCTTTTGGCAATTCGCCTTCGGAGAGGCGCCTGGACCACGGCAGGACGCCGCTTGAACGGACGGATTCGGGCGGTTGGGTACCCGGCGCGAACTCGGCCAGCACCGCCGAAGCAACGGCCATGATTTCTGCGGGCGTGCGGTAGTTGACCGACAGCGGCCGGTACAGCCAGCGCCCGGGCACGTACGGCTGCAGCATCGCCTCCCAGGATGTGGCACCGGCGGCTGATCGGCGCTGAGCCAGATCGCCCACGACCGTGAACGAACGACTTGGGCAGCGGCGCATCAACACTCGCCAGTCCATCTCGGACAGCTCCTGCGCCTCATCGATCACAATGTGTCCATAGGTCCAGTCTCTGTCGGCCGACGCACGTTCGACCAGGTCGCGAGTGTCACGTTCGGTGAATCGTTCCGCGAGATCCTCCGCCCCCAACAGATCGGTGGCGAAGAGGTGGTCCTCGTCGTCCATCATGTCCTCGCGACCGGTCATCAGATCGAGGACACCGGCGGCATACTCGGCCTCGGCCCTGCGTTCACGTTCGGCGGCTTCTTCTGCCGCCTTGTCACGGCCCAGCAGATCGACCAGCTCGTCCAGCAAGGGAACATCGGAGACTGTCCACGCATCACCTATGCGCCGGGCCAGCGCTGGATCCGCGCCGGCCGCCCGCAATCGCTCGGGCGAGGTGTACAACTCCGACAACAGTGTCTCCGGTGTGAGCATCGGCCACAGCGCGTCCAGGGCAGCGGCGAATCCCTCGTGATCCCCCAGTTCGTCGAGAAGCTCGGCGCGCAGGTGTTCCCAGGCCTTGCGGTCCTCGCGAGTCAGCCATCCCTTGCCGATGCGCGGGATGGCCCGCTCGGTCAGCGCCCAGGTGAGCACGTCGGTAAATACCGTCCTGGCCTCGTTGTGCGGAAGCTTGCTCGCGCGGGCCTCCTCAATGGCCCACTGCGCAATGTCGGCATCGATGCGCACGCTGACGTCGGCAAGCTGAATCGGCATCGGATTCTCGGGCGCCCGCTGCCGATCCGCGACGGCGGCGGCCAGCACATCCAGAATCTGCAGCGAGCCCTTGACCCGGGCGGCCTCCTCGTCGTCCTCCGCGGTGACCTTGAGGCCCGGTACCAGATCACCCGCCGTGGTAAACACCACGTTCGTCTCCCCCAGCGAGGGCAGCACGCGAGAGATATGGCCCAGGAAGGCCGCATTCGGGCCAACGACCAGCACCCCGTGGCGTTCCATCCGTTTGCGCTGGGTGTACAGCAGATACGCCACCCGGTGCAGCGCCACCACCGTTTTGCCCGTGCCGGGACCGCCCTCGATCACCAGTACGCCCGGATGGTCGAGTCGGATGATCCGGTCCTGTTCGGCCTGGATGGTTGCCACGATGTCGCGCATCCCGTGACCACGCGGCGCGTTCACCGCGGCCAGCAGCGCGGCATCACTCAGAGTTCCGCGTTCCCCGTCGTGGTCCTCGCCATCCGGGCGGCCGAGGATCTCATCGGTGAAGTCGTCGACGTGACGTCCCCGTGTGCGGAACTGGCGCCGGCGCCGGGTGTTCTCGGGATGCGCGCTGGTCGCGATATAAAACGCTTGCGCCGCGGGCGCCCGCCAATCGATCAGCAGCGGTTCGTAGTCGTTGCTCTCATCGAGGAGGCCGATGCGCCCGACGTAGGAGCGCTCGCCGGTGATGGCGTCCAGCCGGCCGAAGCACAGCCCGTCATCGGCGACATCCAGGCGCTGCGCCTGCCTGGCCAGTGCGCGCACCTCGTCGTCGCGCTCCGCCATCGCCCCACCGTTCTGCTGGTCGACAGGCCCGCGCAGGGCGCTGCGGTATCGCCCCTTCACACGCGCGCGTTCGGCATCGAGCCGCTCATACAGTCCAGCGATGTATTCGCGCTCGGCCTGCAGTTCTTCTTCGTGCGTCGTCAACCGAAATTTCCCCATTTTCCTTGTAGTCCATGGCATCTGACATTTGAGCTCAGTGATTGTGCGGTATCACCCGGGTCTTGCCGCAAGCCCCCCTGTGCGTTATAAGTTGAAAGGGGAAAGGTTATTCAGGCCGATTCGGTGGTCGCCACCGCGTGCAATTCTTTCCGCCAACTCCACAGCCCCACCGCGGCCATGACGCTGAGGAACGCGTAGAAACCCGCCGTGAGGTTCAGCCCCTTGTACAGATAGACGCCGACGGAGAACGTATCGGTGACGATCCACAGGATCCAGTTTTCGATCCACTTACGGTTCATCATGAGCTGGGAAACCACGCTGAACCCCGTGATGGCCGAATCAAGCTGCGGGGCATTTGAATCGGTGAAGGTAACCAGAAACGCGTAGAGGCCCGCGACCAGGGCGACGAGGCACGAGACCAGTGGGAGCCACGCCCGTTGCGGTGTACGCGTGACTGTCACCCCGTGCCGGTCCTGACTTCCCCGCAGCCATAGATGCCAACCCTGCGCGGCCAGAGCGATAAACATGATCTGCAGGGCCGCGTCGGCGTACAGGGTCTGCCGACTGAAGACCACCATGTAGAACAGCGAGCTGACGATCGCCACCGGGAAGGTCCAAATATTTTGCCGTACCGCCAGAATGACGAACAGCACACCGGACAGGCTGCCAATTAGCTCGGTCCAGTCCACGGCACCAGATTAGCCGAGCAGCAGTAAGCTCGCGCCATGACGACGGCGGACCAGCAGCGGAGCTTCTCGTGGCTGGCCGGGCTGATCAACGACAGCGAACCACGATGCGGCAATGTGCGCGTTGTCGCCATCGACGGCAGAGGCGCCGCAGGTAAGAGCACCTTTGCTGCGCGACTGCATTCCGCGCTGACGGAGACTTCTTCGCCGACCGCGGTCCTCCACACCGATGATTTCGCGTCCTGGGACACGTTCTTCGGCTGGTGGCCCCGGCTCGAGGAGCAGGTGCTGGCGCCGTGGGCACGCGGCGAAGAGGCCCGCTATCGGCGCTACGACTGGCAGACCCGCGAATTCGGCCCGTGGGAGCCCTTGTCGCCGCCATCGGTCCTCATCCTGGAAGGAGTCGGGTCGGGCCGCACGGCCGGCGCCGATCAGCTGAGCATGCTGATCTGGGTGCAGACCGATCAGCCCACCCGGCGCCTGCGGGCCCGGATTCGCGATGGCGCACAACTGAGCGAGTTCTGGCAGCTATGGATCGACGCCGAAGAAGCACACTTCCGCCTGGATCCCACCGCCGGTCGCGCCGATATCGTCGTCGACGGCGACCCCGCGGTGGCCCCGCAGCACCCGGAACGCGACTTCATGGTACGGGCGGCTACACCCAGGGCGTCTAACGCAGCGCGACCGTGGGCCCGTTCGGATCCAGCGGGGCGCAGCTGTCCTGTCCCACCGTCGTGGAGCACTTCGCCGCCGGAATGACCGGCCGGTATCCGGGCACAGTCCCCGCGTCCCGGGTGATCTGGGTGTACGTTGCGACGGCATCGGTGGGCACCCGCTTGAGCGCCGGATCACCCAATGCATCAACGGTATACAGACCGAAACGTGGCCGGTAGCTTCCCCACTCGTAGTTATCGACCAAAGACCAGTAGTTGTAGCCGACGATCGGGATTCCGTCCGCCTTGGCCCGCTGCAGCCAAAAGACGGTGTCGCTCAAGTACTGCGATCGCGTCACCCCGTCGGCCCGCGGCTTGCCATTGTCGGTCACCATCCCGTTCTCGACGATGTAGATCGGCAGTCCCGGGTAGCGCTGTGCGTAATGCCGTGACACGTAGTAGATGTCTTCGGGCTGAAGTTTGATGTTCCAGCGGGCCGCCATGCTCTGCGCCGATGCCGGATTGTCTGCCGCGGTCCCGGTGTAGTAGTCGAACCCCAGATAGTCGAGGCTGCCGGCAACCCGGTCGAAGAACGAACCCTCGATACCCTTCACGCCGAAACCTGCGAACTGCGCCAACACATCCGGTGGGATGTAGGCCTCATTGGTCGTCACCTTCGCCTCGGGGTCGGCCTCGTGGGCGGCGCGGTATACCGCACGGTGCGCATCGGCGACCCGGTCCAGAAACCCGTTGAACTGGTCAGGCTTGATCGCGCCCGTGCGCACCTCCATCGCCCCGAAGGCCAGCGGTTCGTTGATGCTGACCCACAGCACCCCTTGCCCGGCATAACGTTTGGTGATCGCCTTGGCGAATTCCTCAAAAGCGGGGAGATTGTTCATGAACCCGCCGCTGTCGGCAACCCACCCCGGATACACCCAGTGCATGAGCGTGATCATCGGTGTCATGCCGTTTTCACGCAGTGTGGCGACAACGGAGTCGTAGTACGCCAGCTCCTTCTCATCCCATTTACCCGGTTCAGGCATCACCCTGGACCACTCCAGGCCGAATCGAAATGTGTTGACGCCCATGGCATGCGCATTGGCGATGTCTTCGGCGTACCGGTGCCGGAAATCATCGGCCTGCTTATAGGGATCCACGGGGCCATCCGCGAGGAGATTCGATTCGTCGGGGTGTACGGGTTTACCCGCGCTGCGCTCGACGTAACGGCGCCAATTGCTGTCGGGCGCACTGCCCTCTACCTGGTAACCCGCGGTGGCGGTGCCCCAGTAGAACCCGCGATCCCAGCCGGCATCCTCCTTGGGGGCCTCCTGCCGAGGGCTGCAGGCCGTCAACCCCAGTGCGACCACAGCTGCCGATGCCATGACGGCGTTCATCCACTTCATGACAAAACCATACACCGTACGGTTTCTTACCTGAGCAGCAACTCCCACACCCGGCGCATGTGCTCGCCCATATCGATGGACGGGTCCGACATCCACTGGATCTGAATTCCATCGGCGGCGGCGATCAGGGCCGTGGCGGCAAAGTCGGCGTCGACGTGCGCCGGAACGGTGCCGTCGACCTGGCGCCCACGCACGTACGCGGCAATGCGTGCACGCATCCTTTCGTACCGGTCGCGCAGGTACGCACCCGCGGGATGTTCGGGGTCCACCGCCGCCGCGGCCGCCAGCGACAAATACACCGTCCCCGAGCCAGGCTTGTTCGCCTTGTCCAGCATGGCCTGCGCCAGCACCTCGCCGGGATCGAGCTCAATCTCCGAATTACGGTATCGCTCTTCAAAAGTAGCGTCCGCGCCGCGCTGAATCTCGGTGAGAATGACGTCCCGCGTCGGAAAGTAGTGCATCAATCCGGCCAGACTGATGTTCGCCTCCTTGGCGATCACGCGCATCGAAGCACCGGCCTCCCCGTCACGCTCCAACACCGTCAAGGCCGCGGACAGAATTTCCTGGCGTTTGGCTTCCCCTTTTGGGTACCGCTTGGTGCCCGTCCCGGCAGCTGACATTGCCCGAGGCTAGCGCACCCCGGGCCACCTACCTCACTGCCGATACGGCGGCCGGTATGCCGGGTAGGCCATGCGCGGGCGGACGGGTCCGCGCGTGATCAGCCGGGCCGTGGGCACCTCGGCCAGGGAAACACGATCGGTCAAGGGAGTGCCCTGTACCGCCGGCTCATCCACGTCGCCGCCGCGGGCGCTGATCCCGTCCCTGACCAGATAACTCGTCAGCGAGGTGATGATGACGGTGATCGCCGAGCCGACCTCTCCCGGCACCACCACGTTGAAAAGACCAAGAACGAACAGCAGGACGACGGTAATCGCGCCGGCCACGCCGCCCGCGGCCACCTTGGCACTGGGTGTCACTCCCATCGCAGTCCCCTTTCCTCTGGTTCATCCAGAAGATAGGAGCGAGGGACACCGGAAAACATGAGTAACGGACTACCCGAGTTCGCACACCGGGACGGAGAAACAATTCGACCCCGCCCGGAAACTCCCGGCGGGGCCGAACTGACGTAAAGCGAACTAGGCCTGGCCGACCTCGAACCGCGCGAAGCGGGTCACGGTGACACCGGCCTCGTCAAGCAGAGCCTTGACAGACTTCTTGTTGTCGGACACCGACGGCTGATCCAACAGCACGACATCCTTGTAGTAACCGGTGACGCGGCCCTCGACGATCTTGGGCAGTGCCGCCTCGGGCTTGCCCTCTGCCTTCGCGGTCTCCTCGGCGATCCGACGCTCGTTCTCGACCACATCGGCCGGAACGTCCTCGCGCGTCAGGTACTTGGCCTTGAGCGCTGCGATCTGCAGGGCCACAGCGTGCGCAGCGTCTGCGCCGGTGGCATCGCCCGATGCCGACTCGTACTCGACCAGCACACCCACGGCCGGCGGCAGATCCGCGGCACGCTTGTGCAGGTAGGCCTCGACGGTTCCGCCGAAGTACGCCACCCGGCGCAGCTCCAACTTCTCGCCGATCTTGGCGGCCAGGTCGGCGATCGCCTGCTCGACGGTCCGGCCGTCCTCGACCTTGGCGGCCAGCAGAGCGTCGACCTCGCCGATCTTCCCGGCCGCGGCCGCACCGACGATGGCGTCGGCGAGAGCCTGGAACTCGGCGTTCTTGGCGACGAAGTCGGTCTCCGAGTTCAACTCGACAAGCGCACCGTCACGCGCGACGACGAGGCCTTCGGCGGTGGCACGCTCGGCGCGCTTGCCAACGTCCTTGGCGCCCTTGATGCGCAGCACCTCGACGGCCTTGTCGAAGTCACCGTCAGACTCGGCCAGGGCGTTCTTGCAGTCGAGCATTCCGGCACCGGTCAGTTCCCGGAGCCGCTTCACATCGGCGGCAGTGAAATTCGCCATTTAGCCTTCCTCGGTTGTGGTTTCGGTGGCCGCAGCGGACGGCGCTGAAGCCTCGTCGGTGGTCGCGACAGCGGAGGCGAGCAGTTCCTGCTCCCACTCGGCCAACGGCTCGCCAGCCTCGGGCTTCTCGTCGCCGCCAGCCAGGCCGGAGCGTGCCTGCAGACCCTCGGCGATCGCGGAAGCGACGACCTTGGTGAGCAGC
It includes:
- the frr gene encoding ribosome recycling factor, encoding MIDEVLLDAEEKMEKAVTVARDDFATIRTGRANPGMFQRVVIDYYGTPTPITQVAGINVPEARMVVIKPYESNQLKAIEDAIRNSDLGLNPSNDGSIIRVAIPQLTEERRRELVKQAKGKGEDAKVTLRNIRRKANDELNRIKKDGEAGEDEVGRAEKDLDKTTAQYVSQIDELVKHKEGELLEV
- the pyrH gene encoding UMP kinase encodes the protein MTRDVSRTGYKRVLLKLGGEMFGGGAVGLDPDVVHRVARQIAEVVRTGAEVAVVIGGGNFFRGAQLQQRGMERTRSDYMGMLGTVMNSLALQDFLEKEGIVTRVQTAITMGQVAEPYIPLRARRHLEKGRVVIFGAGMGLPYFSTDTTAAQRALEIGAEVVLMAKAVDGIFTDDPRANPDAEFLPEITHREVIDRGLQVADATAFSLCMDNRMPILVFNLLTEGNIARAVAGEKIGTLVTP
- the helR gene encoding RNA polymerase recycling motor ATPase HelR, which produces MGKFRLTTHEEELQAEREYIAGLYERLDAERARVKGRYRSALRGPVDQQNGGAMAERDDEVRALARQAQRLDVADDGLCFGRLDAITGERSYVGRIGLLDESNDYEPLLIDWRAPAAQAFYIATSAHPENTRRRRQFRTRGRHVDDFTDEILGRPDGEDHDGERGTLSDAALLAAVNAPRGHGMRDIVATIQAEQDRIIRLDHPGVLVIEGGPGTGKTVVALHRVAYLLYTQRKRMERHGVLVVGPNAAFLGHISRVLPSLGETNVVFTTAGDLVPGLKVTAEDDEEAARVKGSLQILDVLAAAVADRQRAPENPMPIQLADVSVRIDADIAQWAIEEARASKLPHNEARTVFTDVLTWALTERAIPRIGKGWLTREDRKAWEHLRAELLDELGDHEGFAAALDALWPMLTPETLLSELYTSPERLRAAGADPALARRIGDAWTVSDVPLLDELVDLLGRDKAAEEAAERERRAEAEYAAGVLDLMTGREDMMDDEDHLFATDLLGAEDLAERFTERDTRDLVERASADRDWTYGHIVIDEAQELSEMDWRVLMRRCPSRSFTVVGDLAQRRSAAGATSWEAMLQPYVPGRWLYRPLSVNYRTPAEIMAVASAVLAEFAPGTQPPESVRSSGVLPWSRRLSEGELPKAIEEFVLNEKGREGTSVVIGPPGVPGTVPASETKGLEFDAVLVVEPERILADGPRGAAELYVALTRATQRLGVLHVAPLPQPLIGLTESTTGPGPDHRVMPTGVAQ
- a CDS encoding dienelactone hydrolase family protein is translated as MQRRDAQILTPDGLCSATLHLPDQPGPAVVLYPDAGGARDVMRAMGDRLASWGYVVLVPDVYYREGNWQPFNMATAFGDTQERGRLFATMGTLTPDRIDADAGSFLDFLADQPEVTGELVGLTGYCMGGRISLRVAATHASRVGAVASFHGGNLAKADDLNSPHHLAGRITGVVLIAAAEEDASFPAEQEQLLGQVLTDAGVRHTIETYPAKHGFAVTDNPTYDEGAAQRHWKALEDLYGATLGH
- a CDS encoding phosphatidate cytidylyltransferase encodes the protein MGDTDAAPAPGSSPAPPAGAKSRAGRNLPAAIGVGVALAALIIFSLLYQKEIWVGIISVFLGIAMWEVTKRLRQADISVPFIPLFFGGQAMIWLTWPWGTAGSVGAFAATVVVCMIWRLLSQGLGSQPVNYLRDVAITVFVAAWIPLFASFGALLVYPDNGAEQVFCLMLGVTFSDIGGYAAGVLFGKHPMAPAISPKKSWEGLAGSLVVGTTASTLAVTFLLGHHPFVGIALGVMLVITGTLGDLVESQVKRDLGIKDMGTLLPGHGGIMDRLDSLLPSAVATWIVLTLFI
- the pnuC gene encoding nicotinamide riboside transporter PnuC, whose translation is MDWTELIGSLSGVLFVILAVRQNIWTFPVAIVSSLFYMVVFSRQTLYADAALQIMFIALAAQGWHLWLRGSQDRHGVTVTRTPQRAWLPLVSCLVALVAGLYAFLVTFTDSNAPQLDSAITGFSVVSQLMMNRKWIENWILWIVTDTFSVGVYLYKGLNLTAGFYAFLSVMAAVGLWSWRKELHAVATTESA
- a CDS encoding DUF6159 family protein codes for the protein MTRGNLMAFANTLSTSWQIFKTSAKVLSSRKELAVFPLLSGITSLLVLVGMVALGVLLLPATTGDSVPPLFYPVFAVGYFILMYVATFWQAALISQANIALEGGDPSVAAGISAAAQRGGRLLPWVLITGVVSWIISAVEERVPFIGRFLDVAWRVVSFQVLPTLVLENLGAIDAVKKTKETLKNAWGRNVVGIVGLNFFTALLSLPGIGLIYLGVAANMAAVTGVFALFGVLWILVASIVGAALTGIFQTALYRFTVDGHVPGPFAGLDLRQALKTR
- a CDS encoding uridine kinase family protein → MTTADQQRSFSWLAGLINDSEPRCGNVRVVAIDGRGAAGKSTFAARLHSALTETSSPTAVLHTDDFASWDTFFGWWPRLEEQVLAPWARGEEARYRRYDWQTREFGPWEPLSPPSVLILEGVGSGRTAGADQLSMLIWVQTDQPTRRLRARIRDGAQLSEFWQLWIDAEEAHFRLDPTAGRADIVVDGDPAVAPQHPERDFMVRAATPRASNAARPWARSDPAGRSCPVPPSWSTSPPE
- a CDS encoding DUF6159 family protein; the protein is MASFNALSTALSTSWDIFKTSTRLLSHRKALLFFPIAAAATLAVFIVALIVLGLLLPPNIDKTSPQFVRAALAIDYVILLYVALFWQTALITQTTAALQGEKPSFTRGFAAARRYRTRLLPWVLIDTAVTWGFGIIDENLLYVGSLVHVLFIGRFLDLMWRAVSFQVLPTIVLRNVGTVEAIKTCKKTLRSMLSRNVLAQLGLRIFILVLVLPGVGMLFAAAAAGHGVLSGVLGLAGGLWIAAAILYGATVSGIYQTVLYRSAEASNHA